Proteins found in one Oncorhynchus mykiss isolate Arlee chromosome 17, USDA_OmykA_1.1, whole genome shotgun sequence genomic segment:
- the LOC110494977 gene encoding peroxisome proliferator-activated receptor delta isoform X2 encodes MEGTRATILAPVRSDDPRRDRKRRVGGPVRKGGVCQNRTASPHGECTSDGEREPESALKELKPNPLSKGLGKWDTEGERGAEVSPEGEDVLCSWEMDSQDQEKEEEKQKGSSNSQSTSNTDSPAPSSSCTDLSQTSSPSLSDQLFLGREEGTGAGINVECRICGDKASGFHYGVHACEGCKGFFRRTIRMKLEYERCERSCKIQKKSRNKCQYCRFQKCLLLGMSHDAIRYGRMPEAEKRKLVAGLLAGDTAPTTNPNGSDLKSLAKRVNNAYLKNLNMTKKKARSILTGKNSSSPPFVIHDMDSLHQAENGLVWNQLINGTPPNKEIGVHVFYRCQCTTVETVRELTEFAKSIPGFVDLFLNDQVTLLKYGVHEAIFAMLPSLMNKDGLLVANGKGFVTREFLRSLRRPFSEIMEPKFEFAVKFNALELDDSDLALFVAAIILCGDRPGLMNIKQVEEIQDSILQALDQHLLGNHADSHYLFPKLLNKMADLRQLVTENAMLVQKIKKTESETSLHPLLQEIYKDMY; translated from the exons ATGGAAGGCACCAGGGCCACCATCTTGGCGCCGGTCAGGAGCGACGACCCACGGCGGGATCGGAAGCGGCGTGTCGGGGGTCCTGTAAGGAAGGGGGGTGTCTGCCAGAACAGGACCGCCTCCCCACATGGGGAGTGCACCTCGGACGGAGAGAGGGAGCCGGAGTCAGCCTTGAAGGAACTGAAACCAAACCCGCTGTCAAAGGGGCTGGGCAAATGGGATACTGAGGGGGAGCGAGGAGCGGAGGTGTCGCCTGAGGGGGAGGACGTCCTTTGCTCCTGGGAAATGGACTCTCAGGatcaggagaaagaggaggagaaacagaagggTAGTAGTAACAGCCAGAGCACCTCCAATACGGATAGCCCTGCCCCCTCCAGCAGCTGCACAG ATCTGTCCCAGACGTCGTCTCCATCGCTGTCGGACCAGCTCTTCCTGGGTCGAGAGGAAGGGACGGGGGCCGGGATCAACGTGGAATGTCGGATCTGTGGAGACAAAGCCTCGGGGTTCCACTACGGAGTACACGCCTGTGAAGGCTGCAAG GGCTTTTTCCGCCGGACCATCCGTATGAAGCTGGAGTACGAGCGCTGTGAGCGCAGCTGTAAGATTCAGAAGAAGAGCAGGAACAAGTGCCAGTACTGCCGCTTCCAGAAGTGCCTGCTGCTGGGCATGTCCCACgacg CGATCCGGTACGGCCGCATGCCGGAGGCGGAGAAGAGGAAGCTGGTGGCGGGCCTCCTGGCGGGAGATACGGCTCCGACCACCAACCCCAACGGCTCGGACCTCAAATCCCTGGCCAAGCGGGTCAACAACGCCTACCTGAAGAACCTCAACATGACCAAGAAGAAAGCTCGCAGCATCCTCACCGGCAAGAATAGCTCCAGCCCG ccCTTCGTGATCCACGACATGGACTCGTTGCACCAGGCTGAGAACGGGCTGGTGTGGAACCAGCTGATCAACGGGACGCCGCCCAACAAGGAGATAGGGGTTCACGTGTTCTACCGCTGCCAGTGCACCACGGTGGAGACGGTCAGGGAGCTCACGGAGTTCGCCAAGAGCATCCCCGGCTTTGTAGACCTCTTCCTCAACGACCAG GTGACGCTGTTGAAGTACGGCGTACACGAGGCCATCTTCGCCATGCTTCCCTCGCTCATGAACAAGGATGGGCTGCTTGTGGCCAACGGGAAGGGCTTTGTGACCCGGGAGTTCCTGCGCAGTCTGCGGCGGCCCTTTAGCGAGATCATGGAGCCCAAGTTTGAGTTTGCCGTTAAGTTCAACGCCCTGGAGCTGGACGACAGTGACCTGGCCCTGTTTGTGGCCGCCATCATCCTCTGTGGAG accGTCCGGGGCTGATGAACATCAAGCAGGTGGAGGAGATTCAGGACAGCATCCTGCAGGCCCTGGACCAGCACCTGCTGGGCAACCACGCTGACTCACATTACCTCTTCCCCAAGCTGCTCAACAAGATGGCCGACCTGCGCCAGCTGGTCACAGAGAACGCCATGCTGGTCCAGAAGATTAAGAAGACTGAGTCAGAGACCTCACTGCACCCGCTGCTGCAGGAGATCTACAAGGACATGTACTGA
- the LOC110494977 gene encoding peroxisome proliferator-activated receptor delta isoform X1 translates to MEGTRATILAPVRSDDPRRDRKRRVGGPVRKGGVCQNRTASPHGECTSDGEREPESALKELKPNPLSKGLGKWDTEGERGAEVSPEGEDVLCSWEMDSQDQEKEEEKQKGSSNSQSTSNTDSPAPSSSCTDLSQTSSPSLSDQLFLGREEGTGAGINVECRICGDKASGFHYGVHACEGCKGFFRRTIRMKLEYERCERSCKIQKKSRNKCQYCRFQKCLLLGMSHDAIRYGRMPEAEKRKLVAGLLAGDTAPTTNPNGSDLKSLAKRVNNAYLKNLNMTKKKARSILTGKNSSSPVAYPYPFVIHDMDSLHQAENGLVWNQLINGTPPNKEIGVHVFYRCQCTTVETVRELTEFAKSIPGFVDLFLNDQVTLLKYGVHEAIFAMLPSLMNKDGLLVANGKGFVTREFLRSLRRPFSEIMEPKFEFAVKFNALELDDSDLALFVAAIILCGDRPGLMNIKQVEEIQDSILQALDQHLLGNHADSHYLFPKLLNKMADLRQLVTENAMLVQKIKKTESETSLHPLLQEIYKDMY, encoded by the exons ATGGAAGGCACCAGGGCCACCATCTTGGCGCCGGTCAGGAGCGACGACCCACGGCGGGATCGGAAGCGGCGTGTCGGGGGTCCTGTAAGGAAGGGGGGTGTCTGCCAGAACAGGACCGCCTCCCCACATGGGGAGTGCACCTCGGACGGAGAGAGGGAGCCGGAGTCAGCCTTGAAGGAACTGAAACCAAACCCGCTGTCAAAGGGGCTGGGCAAATGGGATACTGAGGGGGAGCGAGGAGCGGAGGTGTCGCCTGAGGGGGAGGACGTCCTTTGCTCCTGGGAAATGGACTCTCAGGatcaggagaaagaggaggagaaacagaagggTAGTAGTAACAGCCAGAGCACCTCCAATACGGATAGCCCTGCCCCCTCCAGCAGCTGCACAG ATCTGTCCCAGACGTCGTCTCCATCGCTGTCGGACCAGCTCTTCCTGGGTCGAGAGGAAGGGACGGGGGCCGGGATCAACGTGGAATGTCGGATCTGTGGAGACAAAGCCTCGGGGTTCCACTACGGAGTACACGCCTGTGAAGGCTGCAAG GGCTTTTTCCGCCGGACCATCCGTATGAAGCTGGAGTACGAGCGCTGTGAGCGCAGCTGTAAGATTCAGAAGAAGAGCAGGAACAAGTGCCAGTACTGCCGCTTCCAGAAGTGCCTGCTGCTGGGCATGTCCCACgacg CGATCCGGTACGGCCGCATGCCGGAGGCGGAGAAGAGGAAGCTGGTGGCGGGCCTCCTGGCGGGAGATACGGCTCCGACCACCAACCCCAACGGCTCGGACCTCAAATCCCTGGCCAAGCGGGTCAACAACGCCTACCTGAAGAACCTCAACATGACCAAGAAGAAAGCTCGCAGCATCCTCACCGGCAAGAATAGCTCCAGCCCGGTAGCGTATCCATAT ccCTTCGTGATCCACGACATGGACTCGTTGCACCAGGCTGAGAACGGGCTGGTGTGGAACCAGCTGATCAACGGGACGCCGCCCAACAAGGAGATAGGGGTTCACGTGTTCTACCGCTGCCAGTGCACCACGGTGGAGACGGTCAGGGAGCTCACGGAGTTCGCCAAGAGCATCCCCGGCTTTGTAGACCTCTTCCTCAACGACCAG GTGACGCTGTTGAAGTACGGCGTACACGAGGCCATCTTCGCCATGCTTCCCTCGCTCATGAACAAGGATGGGCTGCTTGTGGCCAACGGGAAGGGCTTTGTGACCCGGGAGTTCCTGCGCAGTCTGCGGCGGCCCTTTAGCGAGATCATGGAGCCCAAGTTTGAGTTTGCCGTTAAGTTCAACGCCCTGGAGCTGGACGACAGTGACCTGGCCCTGTTTGTGGCCGCCATCATCCTCTGTGGAG accGTCCGGGGCTGATGAACATCAAGCAGGTGGAGGAGATTCAGGACAGCATCCTGCAGGCCCTGGACCAGCACCTGCTGGGCAACCACGCTGACTCACATTACCTCTTCCCCAAGCTGCTCAACAAGATGGCCGACCTGCGCCAGCTGGTCACAGAGAACGCCATGCTGGTCCAGAAGATTAAGAAGACTGAGTCAGAGACCTCACTGCACCCGCTGCTGCAGGAGATCTACAAGGACATGTACTGA